In Meleagris gallopavo isolate NT-WF06-2002-E0010 breed Aviagen turkey brand Nicholas breeding stock chromosome 5, Turkey_5.1, whole genome shotgun sequence, a single window of DNA contains:
- the MPEG1 gene encoding macrophage-expressed gene 1 protein: MVWVLRVVLLTQALAMAVAEVERPQEPLSSVGFQDCKKALKLPTLEVLPGGGWDNLRNLDMGRVIDLSYSLCKTTEDGSYIIPDDIFTIPRKQSNLDINSEIIESWKDYKSVTSASINLELSLFSAINGKFSYDFHQAKTHQVQDKAVTTRVQVRNLVYTAKIDPGASLDKGFKKQLLTIASHLENNQTRMADFLSEVLVLNYGTHTITSVDAGASLVQEDQIKATFLKDSWAMRSSITASAAVAFHSIVNVKTEESQGTSSAFTKQYVENRTNSRVESIGGTPFYPGITLKTWQEGISNQLVAIDRSGLPLYFFISPSTLPELPSPTVKKLAKRVEMAIRRYYTFNTYPGCTDATSPNFNFYANADDGSCMGTMTNFTFGGVFQECTGLAGPDTNELCRALEQKNPLTGAFSCPTSYSPVLLGMQEREEGHSHLECHNKCTLGIFCHRVCRDVFWLSRVQFRAYWCVASGLVSPDSGYLFGGLFSSRSVNPLTGAQSCPSRYFLLKLFDDLRLCVSQDYEGGSRYAVPFGGFFSCQTGNPLGGQHQGTAEDPYTKRCPTGFSQHLALISDSCQVEYCVQAGVFTAGSLPPARLPPFTRPPANLPAIDTVLVSNGDGESAWVRDGTGRAWRLAQPIEIQQAAEMVRGRALTGGEVAGVAAAVVVGLVTTLAMVCYGRWRYRRRGYVAMSEGATPVERPGDSTAVNMGEGHQQESAGLTE; this comes from the coding sequence ATGGTCTGGGTGCTGAGGGTGGTCCTCCTCACCCAGGCACTGGCTATGGCAGTGGCAGAGGTTGAGCGGCCCCAGGAGCCGCTGTCCTCTGTGGGGTTTCAGGACTGTAAGAAGGCCCTGAAGCTCCCAACCCTGGAAGTCCTCCCCGGGGGGGGCTGGGACAACCTCAGGAATTTAGATATGGGCAGAGTCATAGATCTGAGCTACTCGCTGTGTAAGACCACTGAAGATGGGTCCTACATCATCCCAGATGACATCTTCACCATTCCTCGCAAGCAGAGCAACCTGGACATCAACTCTGAGATCATCGAGTCCTGGAAGGATTACAAAAGTGTCACCTCTGCCTCCATCAACCTGGAGCTGTCCCTCTTCTCTGCAATCAATGGCAAATTCTCTTATGACTTCCACCAGGCCAAGACCCACCAAGTGCAGGACAAGGCGGTCACCACTCGCGTACAGGTCAGGAACCTGGTTTACACTGCCAAAATTGACCCAGGAGCAAGCCTGGACAAGGGCTTCAAGAAGCAGCTGTTGACCATTGCCAGCCACCTGGAGAACAACCAGACTCGAATGGCTGATTTTCTGTCTGAGGTGCTGGTGCTCAACTATGGCACCCACACCATCACATCTGTGGATGCTGGAGCCAGCTTGGTCCAGGAAGATCAGATCAAGGCCACCTTCCTGAAGGACAGCTGGGCCATGCGGAGCTCCATCACCGCCTCAGCCGCTGTAGCCTTCCACAGCATAGTCAACGTGAAAACTGAGGAGTCTCAAGGCACCAGCTCTGCCTTCACCAAGCAGTACGTAGAGAACCGCACCAACTCCAGAGTAGAGAGCATCGGTGGGACCCCCTTTTACCCAGGCATCACCCTTAAGACCTGGCAGGAGGGGATTAGCAACCAGCTGGTGGCCATTGACCGCTCGGGACTGCCTCTGTACTTCTTCATCAGCCCCAGCACCCTGCCAGAGCTGCCCAGCCCCACAGTGAAGAAGCTGGCCAAGCGGGTGGAGATGGCCATCCGCCGCTACTACACTTTCAACACCTACCCTGGCTGCACTGATGCCACCTCACCCAACTTCAACTTCTATGCCAATGCTGACGATGGCTCCTGCATGGGGACTATGACCAACTTCACCTTTGGGGGAGTCTTCCAGGAGTGCACCGGGCTGGCCGGCCCCGACACCAATGAACTGTGCCGGGCGCTAGAGCAGAAAAACCCCCTCACCGGGGCTTTCTCCTGTCCCACCTCgtacagccctgtgctgctgggcatGCAGGAGCGGGAGGAAGGCCACAGCCACCTGGAGTGCCACAACAAGTGCACCctgggcatcttctgccacCGTGTCTGCAGGGACGTCTTCTGGCTCTCCCGGGTACAATTCAGAGCTTATTGGTGTGTCGCAAGTGGCCTGGTGTCCCCAGACTCAGGCTACCTCTTTGGGGGGCTCTTCAGCAGCCGCAGCGTCAACCCCCTCACAGGTGCCCAGTCCTGCCCCTCACGGTATTTCTTGCTGAAGCTCTTCGATGACCTCAGGTTGTGTGTGAGCCAGGATTACGAGGGAGGCAGTCGGTACGCGGTGCCCTTCGGGGGCTTCTTCAGCTGCCAGACAGGGAACCCCTTAGGGGGTCAGCACCAGGGTACCGCCGAGGACCCTTACACCAAGCGCTGCCCCACAGGCTTCAGCCAGCATTTGGCACTGATCAGCGACAGCTGCCAGgtagagtactgtgtccaggctgGCGTCTTCACGGCGGGCTCGCTGCCGCCGGCACGCCTGCCACCCTTCACCCGACCCCCTGCCAACCTGCCAGCCATCGACACCGTGCTGGTGAGcaatggggatggggagagcGCCTGGGTGCGGGATGGGACGGGCCGTGCGTGGCGGCTGGCACAGCCTATTGAGatccagcaggcagcagagatggTGAGGGGCCGGGCGCTGACAGGGGGCGAGGTGGCTGGCGTGGCTGCAGCAGTGGTGGTGGGGCTTGTCACCACCCTGGCAATGGTCTGCTACGGTCGCTGGAGGTACAGGAGAAGGGGGTACGTGGCTATGAGCGAAGGGGCCACACCCGTGGAGAGGCCAGGGGACAGCACCGCAGTAAACATGGGTGAGGGGCACCAGCAAGAGTCAGCGGGGCTCACGGAATAA
- the DTX4 gene encoding LOW QUALITY PROTEIN: E3 ubiquitin-protein ligase DTX4 (The sequence of the model RefSeq protein was modified relative to this genomic sequence to represent the inferred CDS: deleted 2 bases in 1 codon): MHQFRQDTGTIRPVRRSYYDPSSAPGKGVVWEWENDSGSWTPYDMDVGITIQRAYEKQHPWVDLSTIGFCYVIDFATMGQINRQTQRKRRVRRRLDMVYPWVSGTLPKSQPWPASPGAAAAPPAPACACPQCLLVMSVKAAVSAGGLGAATLQPRKAPPAPPVTPKAPAPTSGAKVPDGMAAARGSLKPLGSQGVRRQAASAPALSPAGPAASPPGTGSSKAARPGLGTLNRSHLQRLAIAQSRVLIASGVPTVPVKNLNGSSPVNPALAGITGILMSAAGLPVCLTRPPKLVLHPPPVSKSEIQSIPGISHTCRKTTKKQAKKGKAPEEVLKKYLQKVRHPPDEDCTICMERLSAPSGYKGPQPAIKPDLVGKLAKCGHIFHLHCLVAMYNNGNKDGSLQCPTCKTIYGVKTGTQPPGKMEYHIIPHALPGHSDCKTIRIIYNIPPGVQGPEHPNPGKSFTARGFPRHCYLPDSEKGRKVLKLLLVAWDRRLIFAIGTSSTTGESDTVIWNEIHHKTEFGSNLTGHGYPDVNYLDNVLAELAAQGITEESLAQEKD; this comes from the exons ATGCACCAGTTCCGCCAGGACACCG GCACCATCCGCCCCGTGCGACGCAGCTACTATGACCCGTCCTCGGCACCGGGCAAAGGCGTCGTGTGGGAGTGGGAGAATGACAGCGGCTCCTGGACTCCCTACGACATGGACGTGGGCATCACCATCCAGCGCGCGTACGAGAAGCAGCACCCCTGGGTGGACCTCAGCACCATTGGCTTCTGCTACGTGATCGACTTCGCCACTATGGGCCAGATCAACCGGCAGACCCAGCGCAAGCGCCGCGTCCGCCGCCGCCTCGACATGGTGTAC CCCTGGGTATCGGGCACCCTGCCCAAGTCACAGCCCTGGCCGGCCAGCCCCGGGGCGGCAGCGGCCCCCCCAGCCCCCGCCTGCGCCTGCCCCCAGTGCCTCCTGGTGATGAGCGTCAAAGCTGCCGTGTCGGCCGGCGGCCTGGGAGCTGCTACCCTGCAGCCGCGCAAAGCTCCCCCTGCTCCTCCCGTTACCCCCAAGGCCCCGGCACCCACCTCAGGTGCCAAGGTGCCTGACGGCATGGCCGCGGCGCGCGGATCGCTGAAGCCTCTGGGCTCACAGGGTGTCCGGCGGCAGGCAGCCAGCGCACCTGCCCTGAGCCCAGCCGGCCCTGCTGCAAGCCCCCctggcacaggcagcagcaaggCGGCCCGGCCCGGCCTCGGCACCCTGAACCGCAGCCACCTGCAGCGCCTGGCCATCGCCCAGTCCCGCGTGCTTATTGCCTCGGG GGTCCCTACTGTCCCGGTGAAGAACCTCAATGGCTCCAGCCCTGTGAACCCAGCTCTGGCAG GCATCACAGGGATCCTGATGAGTGCAGCCGGGCTGCCTGTCTGCCTGACACGGCCCCCCAAGCTGGTGCTGCACCCCCCACCTGTCAGCAAGAGCGAGATCCAGTCCATCCCCGGCATCTCCCACACCTGCCGCAAGACCACCAAGAAACAGGCCAAGAAGG GGAAAGCTCCAGAAGAGGTGCTGAAGAAATACCTTCAGAAGGTGCGGCATCCGCCAGATGAG GACTGCACCATCTGCATGGAGCGGCTCTCGGCACCGTCCGGCTACAAGGGCCCCCAGCCAGCCATCAAGCCTGACCTGGTGGGGAAGCTGGCCAAGTGTGGCCACATCTTCCACCTCCACTGCCTGGTGGCCATGTACAACAACGGCAACAAG gatggcagcctgcagtgcccAACCTGCAAAACCATTTATGGGGTGAAGACGGGGACGCAGCCCCCAGGGAAGATGGAGTACCACATCATCCCTCACGCACTGCCCGGTCACTCTGACTGCAAAACCATCCGTATCATCTACAACATCCCCCCAGGGGTGCAG GGACCAGAGCATCCAAACCCAGGGAAGAGCTTCACTGCCCGTGGCTTCCCACGGCACTGCTACCTGCCCGACAGTGAGAAGGGCAGGAAG gTACTGAAGTTGTTGCTTGTAGCCTGGGACCGGCGCTTGATTTTTGCCATCGGGACCTCCAGCACTACAGGTGAATCAGACACAGTGATATGGAACGAGATCCACCACAAGACGGAGTTTGGCTCCAACCTCACCGGCCACGGTTACCCTGACGTCAACTACCTGGACAACGTCCTGGCTGAGCTCGCAGCCCAGGGCATCACAGAAGAGAGTCTGGCACAGGAGAAGGACTGA
- the CNTF gene encoding ciliary neurotrophic factor produces the protein MAAADIPSAALRHHDLCSRGIRLARKMRSDVTDLLDIYVERQGLDASISVAAVDGVPAAAAERWAEQSGTQRLLDNLAAYRAFRTLLAQMLEEQREQLGDADAELGPALAAVLLQVSAFAYHLEELLELESRGAPAEEGSEPPAPPRLSLFEQKLRGLGVLRELAQWAVRSVRDLRQLAKHGPGTTLEGSGTALGLPESQ, from the exons ATGGCGGCGGCAGACATCCCTTCAGCCGCCCTCCGGCACCACGACCTGTGCAGCCGCGGTATCCGCCTGGCCAGGAAGATGCGCTCGGATGTCACCGACCTCCTGGACATCTAT GTGGAGCGGCAGGGCCTGGACGCCTCCATCAGCGTGGCGGCGGTGGATGGGGTGCCAGCAGCGGCAGCGGAGCGCTGGGCAGAGCAGAGTGGCACTCAGCGCCTCCTGGACAACCTGGCGGCCTACCGGGCCTTCCGCACGCTGTTGGCACAGATGCTGGAGGAGCAGCGGGAGCAGCTGGGAGATGCCGATGCTGAGCTGGGCCCGGCACTGGCGGCCGTGCTGCTGCAGGTCTCGGCCTTTGCCTACCacctggaggagctgctggagctggagagCCGTGGGGCCCCAGCTGAGGAGGGCTCCGAGCCCCCTGCACCCCCACGCCTCAGCCTCTTTGAGCAGAAGCTGCGGGGCCTGGGTGTGCTGCGGGAGCTGGCCCAGTGGGCCGTCAGGTCAGTGCGGGACCTACGGCAGCTCGCCAAGCACGGCCCGGGCACCACCCTTGAGGGCAGTGGCACAGCACTGGGTCTGCCCGAGAGCCAGTGA